Proteins from a genomic interval of Salinivibrio kushneri:
- a CDS encoding 3'-5' exonuclease: MLHFDLRKKEDADHVDWRAMLETKRETVQHETLQAFYQQGWVSPDTSVSQVSFVALDFETTGLDSQQDAIVSIGLVPFTLNRIRCQHAQHWIVNPNRPLAESSIVIHGITHSDIVNAPDFSHVIEPLLSALAGSVVVVHYRRIEREFLDRAFKQRLGEGIIFPMVDTMELEARKHRSGKRSFMDWIARRPPESIRLADSRHRYHLPFYQSHHALTDAMATAELLQAQIAHDFSPDTPISELWR, from the coding sequence ATGCTTCATTTCGATTTGAGAAAAAAAGAGGATGCCGACCACGTTGACTGGCGTGCCATGTTGGAAACCAAACGTGAAACGGTTCAGCACGAGACCTTGCAAGCGTTTTATCAGCAAGGCTGGGTATCGCCTGATACCTCTGTCTCTCAGGTGTCTTTTGTAGCGTTAGACTTTGAAACCACAGGACTTGATAGCCAGCAAGATGCCATCGTCAGTATTGGCTTGGTGCCCTTTACCCTGAATCGTATTCGTTGTCAGCATGCGCAACATTGGATTGTTAACCCTAATCGGCCGTTGGCAGAGTCGTCGATTGTGATTCATGGCATCACCCACTCGGATATCGTGAATGCCCCTGACTTTTCGCATGTGATTGAGCCCTTACTGAGTGCGTTGGCCGGCTCCGTCGTCGTCGTTCACTACCGCCGTATTGAGCGGGAGTTTCTCGACCGCGCGTTCAAACAGCGTTTGGGGGAGGGGATTATTTTCCCAATGGTCGATACCATGGAGTTAGAAGCGCGCAAACACAGAAGTGGTAAACGCAGTTTCATGGATTGGATTGCACGCCGCCCGCCTGAGTCGATTCGTTTAGCCGACAGTCGTCATCGTTATCACTTGCCCTTTTATCAAAGCCACCATGCGCTGACGGATGCAATGGCTACCGCTGAATTGCTGCAAGCGCAAATTGCTCATGACTTTTCACCGGACACGCCCATCAGTGAACTATGGCGCTAA
- a CDS encoding primosomal replication protein: MKAQIDAMAQHLDQLAVQAAEVDRRRGEAKAPLFATPLFHCKGKLLTPCVNEAQGLLAVMRRDHQQGVLTDARATHICETLLAQITALQRELATQPLRKQEQARRGPRRQSIGELYQDLAKHQDWERRLADKLRDANASVEMASSPAVRQQYQKQVLALEQRLARCTKARERIETTITYREKR; encoded by the coding sequence ATGAAAGCGCAAATCGATGCCATGGCTCAACATTTAGACCAACTCGCTGTTCAAGCGGCAGAGGTCGATCGGCGTCGCGGCGAAGCCAAAGCCCCTTTATTTGCCACGCCACTTTTTCACTGCAAAGGCAAGCTGTTAACGCCTTGTGTTAATGAAGCGCAAGGCTTATTGGCGGTGATGCGCCGCGACCATCAACAAGGCGTGCTAACGGATGCGCGCGCGACCCATATTTGCGAAACCTTGTTGGCGCAAATCACTGCACTGCAACGTGAGCTTGCCACCCAACCTTTACGTAAGCAAGAACAAGCGCGGCGTGGGCCACGGCGACAGTCAATCGGTGAACTTTATCAAGACTTGGCCAAACACCAAGACTGGGAAAGGCGTCTCGCCGACAAACTCCGTGATGCCAACGCCAGTGTTGAGATGGCTTCCAGTCCGGCTGTGCGACAACAATACCAAAAACAGGTTCTCGCGCTCGAGCAGCGTCTAGCACGATGCACCAAAGCCCGAGAGCGTATTGAAACCACCATTACTTACCGGGAAAAGCGATAA
- the dinG gene encoding ATP-dependent DNA helicase DinG, with product MLSPAVKSDIRACYQTLQDQLPHFIPRKAQNYLVAELAKTLAGDYEPKRRLLVAEAGTGVGKSMAYLMGAIPFALNNNKKVVISTATVALQEQLANKDIPFFHRICPKPFDFILAKGRQRYCCAHKLSAVADTESIQGALFTQKPKRSEQLLLNDLYEALSRGKWDGDRDSWPKPIADHLWQAIASDKHTCHAGLPAHRGCPFARAREAMDKADVVVVNHSLLLADLELGGGVILPEPEQCLYMIDEAHHLPTVARDFSAASASLLGVVSWLEKLNQATTKLGNTADIKRAHRFVDSLLDAIQTLIPGLREAKNMLSQLSLNDDGCYRFADGELPEALIAPSEQLKTASKKAHQALGKIHDLINERLKENDISAKLADPALAETAFFLQRLENLEKVWTLMAQPNSEKGAPLARWVQACREREGDLWVHVSPLEVGWRLDQMLWSRAAGVGLFSATLRALNRFSYFCRQVGLSETDGSRYLALPSPFDYANKARLVIPTMPCEPQASAFTEALNDKILEHLEGERASLVLFASYWQMKQVTQAIERTCKQRGWQLLCQGNQSRTALLKAHQQAVNNDKTSIIFGTGSFSEGLDLPGNLLTNLIITKIPFAVPTSPVEEAHAEYIERCGGNPFLQIAVPEASKKLVQSVGRLLRKEEDSGKVVLLDRRIITRRYGQSLLDSLPPFKRVIES from the coding sequence ATGCTCAGCCCTGCCGTAAAATCAGACATTCGCGCGTGCTACCAAACGCTACAAGATCAACTTCCCCACTTTATTCCCCGTAAAGCCCAAAACTATTTAGTGGCAGAGCTCGCGAAAACTCTGGCCGGTGATTACGAGCCGAAACGCCGATTATTAGTGGCAGAAGCAGGCACTGGGGTCGGTAAGTCGATGGCCTATCTGATGGGTGCGATCCCATTTGCACTCAACAACAATAAAAAAGTGGTCATTTCCACCGCGACCGTAGCGTTGCAAGAGCAGCTTGCCAATAAAGATATCCCGTTTTTTCATCGCATCTGTCCCAAGCCGTTTGATTTTATCTTGGCCAAGGGGCGCCAACGCTATTGCTGTGCACACAAGCTAAGTGCAGTGGCAGATACCGAGAGCATTCAAGGCGCGCTATTTACCCAAAAACCCAAGCGTAGCGAACAATTGTTGCTGAATGATCTTTACGAAGCGCTGAGTCGGGGCAAGTGGGATGGTGACAGAGACAGCTGGCCAAAGCCCATTGCTGATCATCTTTGGCAAGCCATCGCCTCTGATAAACACACTTGCCATGCAGGTTTACCCGCCCACCGTGGTTGCCCGTTTGCTAGAGCACGCGAAGCGATGGATAAAGCGGATGTGGTGGTGGTGAATCATAGCCTACTGCTGGCCGATTTAGAGCTCGGCGGCGGCGTGATCTTGCCCGAACCAGAACAATGCCTGTATATGATTGATGAGGCGCACCACTTGCCCACGGTGGCGCGAGACTTTTCGGCCGCCAGTGCCAGCCTGTTGGGTGTGGTCAGCTGGCTGGAAAAGCTCAATCAAGCGACGACTAAGTTGGGGAACACCGCGGATATCAAGCGTGCACATCGGTTTGTGGACAGCTTGCTAGACGCGATTCAAACCCTGATCCCAGGGTTGCGCGAAGCAAAAAACATGCTCAGCCAACTGTCGCTCAACGACGACGGTTGTTATCGCTTTGCCGACGGTGAACTGCCCGAAGCCCTGATTGCACCCAGTGAGCAGCTTAAAACGGCGAGCAAAAAAGCCCATCAAGCATTGGGAAAAATTCATGATTTGATCAATGAGCGTCTGAAAGAAAATGACATTTCGGCAAAACTCGCCGATCCGGCGCTCGCGGAAACCGCGTTTTTCCTGCAACGGTTAGAAAACCTAGAAAAGGTGTGGACCTTGATGGCTCAACCTAATTCGGAGAAAGGCGCCCCCTTGGCACGTTGGGTGCAAGCGTGTCGCGAGCGCGAAGGCGATCTTTGGGTGCATGTCTCTCCCTTAGAAGTCGGTTGGCGCCTAGATCAAATGCTCTGGTCTCGCGCCGCTGGAGTGGGCCTTTTTTCCGCTACTTTGCGTGCTCTAAATCGGTTTAGCTATTTCTGCCGTCAGGTTGGTTTGAGCGAAACCGACGGCTCGCGTTATTTAGCCTTACCCTCACCCTTTGATTACGCCAATAAAGCGCGCTTGGTGATCCCGACGATGCCTTGTGAGCCGCAAGCCAGTGCCTTTACAGAGGCATTAAACGATAAAATACTTGAGCACCTAGAAGGCGAACGTGCCTCTTTGGTGCTCTTTGCCTCCTATTGGCAGATGAAGCAAGTGACACAAGCGATTGAACGTACCTGTAAGCAACGGGGCTGGCAGCTGCTTTGCCAAGGAAACCAGTCGCGTACCGCGTTACTCAAAGCGCATCAACAAGCCGTTAATAATGATAAAACCAGCATCATTTTTGGCACCGGCAGCTTTTCCGAAGGTTTAGATTTACCGGGTAACTTATTGACCAACCTTATTATTACTAAAATCCCCTTTGCCGTGCCGACGTCGCCGGTTGAAGAAGCACACGCTGAATATATCGAGCGCTGTGGTGGCAATCCGTTTTTACAAATTGCCGTGCCAGAAGCCAGTAAAAAGCTGGTGCAATCCGTGGGGCGACTACTGCGCAAAGAAGAGGACTCTGGTAAAGTAGTGCTCCTTGACCGGCGCATTATCACCCGCAGATATGGCCAATCTTTACTCGACTCGCTGCCGCCCTTTAAGCGCGTGATCGAATCTTAA
- a CDS encoding porin, with the protein MKKTILAMAVPALLAAGSASASINLYDAEGVKVDLSGAAEVQYMQEIGNDKDGMWRLDDGDIAVNTEVAISPKMSALAGMSFEFEDESTDAGSNSGVENKELFVGFKGDTFGQVTFGRQYLLSDDIGITKDYELSISSFDGTEATHGAQVAKYVYDNGTVYGGISTRQDSDGNDDGSAELSIIDARLGYRVADFDMRGYYYKADDVGADKPASSTDVTAYQFEVEYAGIENVGLAASYGNGEAERVVGGAEVADTDYFSLAADYTMGNTTFAAGWDRQDPKEGDNVNGYYANVTYALHSNAKVYAEIGDTNADNSDLGYVAGMEVKF; encoded by the coding sequence ATGAAAAAGACTATTCTAGCAATGGCAGTGCCAGCTCTGCTGGCTGCTGGCTCAGCATCAGCAAGCATCAACCTGTATGACGCAGAAGGCGTTAAAGTCGATTTGTCTGGTGCAGCTGAAGTTCAGTACATGCAAGAAATTGGTAATGACAAAGACGGTATGTGGCGCCTAGACGATGGCGATATCGCTGTTAACACCGAAGTCGCAATCTCGCCAAAAATGAGTGCGCTAGCGGGTATGTCGTTTGAGTTTGAAGACGAGTCTACTGATGCTGGTTCAAATAGTGGCGTAGAAAACAAAGAGCTGTTCGTTGGTTTTAAAGGTGACACTTTCGGCCAAGTTACTTTCGGTCGTCAATATCTCCTAAGTGATGATATTGGTATCACCAAAGATTATGAGCTTTCAATTTCATCTTTTGACGGCACTGAAGCAACTCACGGTGCGCAAGTGGCTAAGTACGTCTACGACAACGGCACAGTGTATGGCGGTATTTCTACGCGTCAAGACAGCGATGGCAATGATGATGGAAGCGCAGAACTGTCTATCATCGATGCGCGTTTAGGCTACCGTGTAGCTGACTTCGATATGCGTGGCTATTACTACAAAGCTGATGACGTTGGTGCAGATAAACCAGCTTCAAGCACAGATGTAACAGCGTATCAGTTTGAAGTTGAGTATGCAGGTATTGAAAATGTAGGCTTGGCAGCTTCTTATGGTAATGGCGAAGCTGAAAGAGTTGTAGGTGGTGCGGAAGTCGCTGATACTGATTATTTCTCTTTGGCTGCTGATTACACCATGGGCAATACTACCTTCGCTGCAGGCTGGGACCGCCAAGATCCAAAAGAGGGTGATAATGTCAACGGTTATTACGCTAACGTGACATATGCTCTGCACAGCAACGCTAAAGTATACGCAGAAATCGGCGATACTAACGCAGACAATTCAGACCTAGGCTACGTAGCAGGTATGGAAGTTAAGTTCTAA
- a CDS encoding DUF2496 domain-containing protein gives MTDSHSSSSTALEEAPDDVKLAVDLIYLLESHAIDTDTALSAIDMVKHDLLTKKAASSSE, from the coding sequence ATGACCGACTCACATTCTTCCTCGTCAACAGCACTCGAAGAGGCGCCCGACGACGTCAAGCTCGCGGTCGATCTTATTTACTTGCTTGAAAGCCATGCGATTGATACCGACACAGCGCTCTCCGCGATCGATATGGTTAAGCATGATTTGCTGACTAAAAAAGCTGCGTCATCCAGTGAATAA
- a CDS encoding alanine/glycine:cation symporter family protein, which yields MEQLKNLFVSIVDTGNGLLWGSVLIYLLIGLGLYFTVRSGFIQFRNFGHMFKLMANSRDGASGGISSFQAFSTSLAARVGTGNMAGVAVALYLGGPGAIFWMWLTALVGMATSFVESTLAQAYKVNHNDKTFRGGPAYYIEKGLGQRWLGIAFAICLIIAFGLAFNGVQSNSIAAAMNTAFGFDALAVGIGLALVTAPVIFGGMRSVARVAELIVPFMALAYLLVALIVVGMNIEQLPAVISTIVKSALGLEQAAGGAMGYAIAQAMMHGIKRGLFSNEAGMGSAPNAAATATTKPNHPAAQGYVQMLGVFVDTIVICTATASIILISGMLEPNSGLTGIALTQEALVSQVGDWGAAFIAIAILLFAFTSIIANYSYGESNIEYIFKCRKAILLYRIAVLAMVLIGAVMDLPLIWSFADLSMGMMAVINLVAIALLSGVAFALMKDYEDQRRAGKKPTFDRTKFPKLDKQIDKDVW from the coding sequence ATGGAACAACTTAAAAATCTATTTGTGTCCATAGTCGATACAGGTAACGGCCTCCTTTGGGGCAGCGTACTCATTTATCTTTTGATTGGCTTAGGTTTGTACTTCACCGTGCGATCTGGCTTTATTCAATTCCGTAACTTTGGCCACATGTTCAAACTGATGGCCAACAGCCGCGATGGCGCGTCAGGTGGTATCTCTTCTTTCCAAGCCTTTAGTACCAGTTTGGCGGCGCGCGTCGGTACCGGAAACATGGCCGGTGTGGCCGTGGCGCTCTATCTGGGTGGCCCTGGTGCGATATTCTGGATGTGGCTGACGGCATTGGTCGGTATGGCAACTAGCTTTGTCGAATCTACTTTGGCGCAAGCGTACAAAGTGAATCACAACGACAAGACCTTTCGCGGTGGCCCTGCTTACTATATCGAAAAAGGCTTAGGTCAGCGCTGGTTAGGCATTGCGTTTGCTATCTGTCTGATTATCGCCTTTGGTTTGGCGTTTAACGGTGTCCAGTCCAACTCGATTGCCGCAGCAATGAATACCGCGTTTGGCTTTGATGCCTTAGCGGTTGGCATCGGCCTTGCCTTAGTGACCGCGCCTGTGATTTTTGGCGGTATGCGTTCGGTTGCGCGTGTGGCCGAGCTGATCGTGCCGTTCATGGCACTGGCGTATTTGCTGGTCGCGCTTATCGTGGTCGGTATGAATATCGAACAACTGCCTGCGGTAATCTCAACCATTGTTAAGAGCGCGCTCGGGCTTGAACAAGCGGCTGGTGGTGCAATGGGTTATGCGATCGCGCAAGCGATGATGCACGGTATCAAGCGTGGTTTGTTCTCCAACGAAGCAGGTATGGGTTCGGCACCGAATGCGGCCGCTACCGCAACCACTAAACCCAATCACCCAGCGGCGCAAGGCTATGTGCAGATGCTGGGGGTTTTTGTCGACACCATCGTTATCTGTACCGCGACGGCATCGATCATCTTGATCTCCGGTATGCTTGAGCCAAATAGCGGCCTTACGGGTATTGCGCTTACCCAAGAAGCATTAGTTAGCCAAGTGGGTGACTGGGGCGCGGCCTTTATTGCCATTGCGATTCTGCTGTTTGCCTTTACCTCGATCATTGCCAACTATTCTTATGGTGAGTCAAACATCGAGTATATATTCAAGTGCCGGAAAGCCATTTTACTCTACCGTATCGCCGTGCTCGCGATGGTATTAATCGGCGCGGTGATGGATCTACCACTGATTTGGAGCTTTGCGGACTTGTCGATGGGCATGATGGCGGTGATCAACTTGGTGGCTATCGCGCTCTTATCGGGTGTTGCGTTTGCGCTGATGAAAGACTACGAAGATCAGCGCCGTGCGGGCAAAAAACCCACCTTTGATCGCACTAAGTTCCCGAAATTGGATAAACAAATCGATAAAGACGTTTGGTAA
- a CDS encoding histone deacetylase family protein, with product MLPLIYHPIYSDFPLPEGHRYPLQKYRLLFERLQALALPVAFCQPTTAQREIIDAVHDPAYVSQLLEGSLPLVKMRRIGFPWSESLIKRSLTSLGGTTLTVDQALRTGLAIHLTGGYHHAHYDFGSGFCLFNDLMIAARHALTQPGIETVMIVDCDVHHGDGTAALASSHPDIVTFSVHCEKNFPSRKPASTLDLPLPIGTQDSDYLDAFLPLLDLALAQHRPDMVIYDAGVDVHTDDALGYLSLTTEGIFQRDAGVLSRCAAHQIPVAAVIGGGYHDTHEQLIPLHEQLIQAAITHFPDFSASLEAS from the coding sequence GTGCTACCACTGATATACCATCCCATTTACTCTGATTTCCCGCTTCCCGAGGGTCACCGTTATCCTCTGCAAAAGTACCGTCTGCTCTTTGAGCGCTTGCAAGCACTTGCATTACCGGTTGCGTTTTGTCAGCCCACCACCGCGCAAAGAGAGATCATTGATGCGGTCCATGACCCCGCCTATGTAAGCCAATTACTCGAAGGCAGCTTGCCTTTGGTAAAAATGCGTCGTATTGGGTTTCCTTGGAGTGAGTCGCTCATAAAGCGCAGTTTAACCTCTCTGGGCGGCACCACCTTAACGGTAGATCAGGCATTGCGCACGGGTCTGGCGATTCACCTTACTGGCGGCTATCATCACGCCCACTATGATTTTGGCAGTGGCTTTTGCTTATTTAACGATCTAATGATTGCCGCGCGTCATGCTCTCACACAGCCAGGTATAGAAACGGTGATGATCGTCGATTGCGATGTTCACCACGGTGACGGCACGGCCGCACTGGCCTCCTCACATCCAGATATTGTGACCTTTTCCGTCCACTGTGAGAAAAATTTTCCCTCGCGGAAACCAGCATCAACGCTTGATTTACCCCTCCCGATTGGCACCCAGGATAGCGACTACCTTGATGCCTTTTTACCTTTACTCGACCTTGCACTAGCTCAGCATCGCCCCGACATGGTGATCTATGATGCGGGGGTCGACGTGCATACAGACGATGCGTTGGGGTATTTGTCGCTTACCACTGAGGGGATTTTTCAACGCGATGCAGGCGTGTTATCACGGTGTGCCGCCCACCAGATACCGGTCGCTGCTGTCATTGGAGGAGGTTATCATGACACCCATGAGCAGCTGATCCCACTGCACGAACAACTCATCCAAGCCGCTATCACTCACTTTCCCGACTTTTCCGCCAGCCTGGAGGCATCATGA
- a CDS encoding sulfite exporter TauE/SafE family protein: MLELIDLSTLVILGLTAFVAGFIDAVAGGGGMLTVPALLSLGLPPHVALGTNKLAATFASSTAAFTYYKKRLFSPSFWQHAFWGTLIGATAGTLLVDVLSTEWLEKAIPIVVLVAAVYTIWHPHPKGDNNQLPARCPKLPIKQWSQGLSLGFYDGVAGPGTGAFWTVSTMSLYRMNILLSSGLAKAMNFTSNFTSLVAFALLGHVSWALGLTMGACLMLGAFIGAHSAIRFGSRFIRPIFITAVVILAGKLAVDAWF; this comes from the coding sequence ATGCTGGAACTGATTGACCTCTCTACTTTAGTTATTCTGGGGCTGACTGCGTTTGTCGCTGGATTTATTGATGCGGTGGCTGGCGGCGGCGGTATGCTCACGGTGCCTGCCCTGTTATCGCTAGGCCTGCCGCCGCATGTTGCGTTAGGCACCAATAAGCTGGCCGCGACCTTTGCCTCAAGCACCGCTGCCTTCACTTATTATAAAAAGCGCCTATTTTCTCCCTCGTTTTGGCAACATGCTTTTTGGGGCACTTTAATTGGCGCCACGGCCGGCACCCTGCTGGTGGACGTGTTAAGCACCGAGTGGCTCGAAAAAGCCATACCAATCGTGGTATTGGTGGCCGCGGTGTATACCATTTGGCACCCACACCCAAAGGGTGATAACAACCAGTTACCCGCACGTTGCCCGAAGTTGCCAATAAAACAATGGAGTCAAGGTTTATCACTTGGCTTTTACGACGGGGTAGCCGGCCCGGGAACCGGCGCGTTTTGGACGGTTTCCACCATGTCGCTCTATCGGATGAATATATTGCTATCCTCTGGGTTGGCAAAAGCGATGAACTTTACCAGCAACTTCACCTCACTGGTGGCGTTCGCACTATTAGGCCATGTGAGCTGGGCACTGGGCTTAACCATGGGCGCGTGTCTTATGCTGGGTGCCTTTATTGGCGCACATTCGGCTATCCGCTTTGGTAGCCGTTTTATTCGCCCCATTTTTATCACTGCGGTGGTTATTCTAGCGGGCAAACTTGCCGTTGATGCGTGGTTTTAG